In the Sulfitobacter pacificus genome, one interval contains:
- the rpmA gene encoding 50S ribosomal protein L27, translating into MAHKKAGGSSRNGRDSAGRRLGVKKYGGESVIPGNIIVRQRGTKFWPADGVGMGKDHTIFATVDGAVTFHKGLKNRTFISVLPMAEAAE; encoded by the coding sequence ATGGCACATAAAAAAGCAGGCGGCTCATCCCGTAACGGACGCGACTCAGCTGGTCGTCGTCTTGGCGTAAAGAAATATGGTGGCGAATCCGTCATCCCCGGCAACATCATCGTGCGTCAGCGCGGCACCAAGTTCTGGCCTGCCGACGGCGTTGGCATGGGCAAGGATCACACGATCTTTGCAACTGTTGACGGTGCCGTGACCTTTCACAAAGGTCTGAAAAACCGCACGTTTATTTCTGTACTCCCGATGGCGGAAGCCGCAGAATAA
- a CDS encoding GNAT family N-acetyltransferase encodes MTQTDLPILEDGDLRLRKARASDVQGRLDLGTSPEIAHMFGVHPDDCTVLTQRSAEDWVTSRIKTPNCWVVDHQDRLIGDAFFHTVDTRDRRASLALGILDPALLGQGLGTRMLHLLLNQGFGTMKLHRIALRVIEYNARAIAAYRKVGFVAEGRERQSARVGNIWYDDIIMGLLAPEYRRAGAA; translated from the coding sequence ATGACACAAACTGACCTGCCAATTCTGGAAGACGGAGATCTGCGCCTGCGCAAAGCGCGGGCCAGTGACGTGCAAGGGCGTCTTGACTTGGGGACGTCGCCCGAGATTGCGCATATGTTCGGGGTTCACCCTGATGACTGCACGGTACTAACCCAACGCAGTGCTGAAGATTGGGTCACCTCGCGGATAAAGACACCAAACTGTTGGGTGGTGGATCATCAGGACCGCCTGATTGGTGATGCGTTCTTTCATACGGTCGACACCCGTGATCGGCGTGCATCCCTTGCCCTTGGCATCCTTGATCCCGCGCTCTTGGGGCAGGGGCTCGGAACGCGGATGTTGCATCTGCTTTTGAACCAGGGCTTTGGTACCATGAAGCTGCACCGCATAGCCTTGCGGGTGATCGAATACAATGCCCGTGCAATCGCGGCCTACAGAAAAGTCGGTTTCGTTGCAGAGGGCCGCGAACGGCAATCAGCACGCGTCGGCAACATATGGTATGATGATATCATCATGGGGTTGCTTGCCCCAGAGTATCGTAGGGCAGGCGCAGCATGA
- a CDS encoding LysE family translocator: protein MSIALAPLIIFAASQVGTPGPANMALLATGARFGFRKALPFVAGVALGKQLIIWPIGFGLMELAETQPWLFIALKYISAAYIIWLAWKVANLRLNTATSDVGAPGFAAGLIVHPLNPKAWAMIVGSFTAFVGPETATLTATATIAAVLLGCQLILHPIWTLAGDRIAKTVAGTAVEPYLMWTLAGLTVASVLFVLFGGGT, encoded by the coding sequence ATGAGCATCGCCCTTGCCCCTTTGATCATCTTTGCCGCCAGCCAAGTCGGCACGCCCGGTCCTGCAAATATGGCGTTGCTGGCCACGGGCGCACGGTTCGGGTTTCGCAAGGCCCTGCCTTTTGTCGCCGGGGTCGCCCTTGGCAAGCAGCTGATCATCTGGCCCATTGGATTTGGCCTGATGGAGCTGGCCGAAACGCAACCTTGGTTGTTTATCGCACTGAAATATATCTCAGCGGCCTATATTATTTGGCTGGCCTGGAAAGTGGCAAACCTGCGCCTGAACACAGCAACAAGCGACGTTGGCGCACCGGGTTTTGCGGCCGGGTTAATCGTACACCCGCTAAACCCCAAGGCATGGGCGATGATTGTTGGCAGCTTCACCGCATTTGTCGGACCAGAAACCGCGACCCTGACGGCAACCGCGACCATCGCAGCAGTATTGTTGGGTTGCCAGCTGATCTTGCACCCAATCTGGACATTGGCGGGGGACAGGATCGCCAAGACCGTTGCAGGAACAGCTGTGGAACCCTATCTGATGTGGACATTGGCCGGCCTCACCGTCGCCTCTGTTTTATTCGTATTGTTCGGAGGAGGAACATGA
- a CDS encoding GNAT family N-acetyltransferase: protein MKIQPIVNQPVIETERFDLRPLRRSDLGLIELHAGDVRVARNTATIPHPLPPGTIEAFISRAMGEPRDFDCWAMDGTKDNGAEVMGLITLSRLDRNQSEVGFWVAPAFWNTHLASDSVTALVGANPLGNDAMFATVFQDNPASAKVMTNAGFVYLGDAETYCLARDAAVPTWTYSRKL, encoded by the coding sequence ATGAAAATACAGCCCATTGTAAACCAACCCGTAATCGAGACTGAACGGTTTGATCTGCGCCCTTTGCGGCGTTCGGATCTGGGGTTGATCGAATTGCATGCGGGGGACGTGAGGGTGGCGCGCAATACCGCAACAATCCCGCATCCCTTGCCCCCCGGCACCATCGAGGCCTTCATCAGCCGCGCCATGGGTGAACCACGTGATTTTGATTGCTGGGCAATGGACGGCACCAAGGATAACGGTGCCGAGGTGATGGGGCTGATCACCCTGTCACGGCTGGATCGCAATCAATCCGAAGTTGGCTTTTGGGTTGCGCCTGCGTTCTGGAACACCCATTTAGCATCCGACAGCGTTACCGCATTGGTTGGTGCCAATCCCCTGGGCAATGACGCCATGTTCGCCACCGTCTTTCAGGACAACCCCGCATCGGCCAAAGTGATGACCAACGCCGGTTTTGTCTATCTGGGAGATGCGGAAACCTATTGTCTGGCACGCGATGCTGCCGTACCCACCTGGACCTATAGCCGTAAGCTGTAA
- the obgE gene encoding GTPase ObgE: protein MKFLDLCKVYIRSGAGGGGCISFRREKYIEYGGPDGGDGGTGGSVWAEAVDGLNTLIDFRYQQHFFAKNGQPGMGKQRTGKDGDDIVLRVPVGTEIMDEDQETVIVDITEVGQRVQLARGGNGGWGNLHFKSATNQAPRRSNPGQDGVERTLWLRLKLIADVGLLGLPNAGKSTFLAATSNARPKIADYPFTTLHPNLGVVGVDNTEFVVADIPGLIEGASEGRGLGDLFLGHVERCSVLLHLVDGTSETVAEDYQTIITELEHYGGDLAMKPRVTVLNKVDALDEEQLAIKLRELEKASGGPVMQMSGVAKIGTTEVLRTLRGEIDEDKLRHKPAVEAETWQP, encoded by the coding sequence ATGAAGTTCCTCGACCTGTGCAAAGTCTATATCCGTTCCGGCGCGGGCGGCGGTGGCTGCATTTCGTTCCGGCGTGAAAAATACATTGAATACGGCGGTCCGGATGGCGGCGATGGCGGCACAGGTGGATCTGTCTGGGCAGAGGCGGTGGATGGGCTGAACACACTGATCGATTTTCGATATCAGCAGCATTTTTTCGCCAAGAATGGCCAGCCCGGCATGGGCAAACAGCGCACCGGCAAGGATGGCGATGACATCGTGCTGCGCGTGCCTGTCGGCACTGAAATCATGGATGAAGATCAGGAAACCGTGATTGTCGACATCACCGAAGTTGGCCAGCGTGTGCAATTGGCACGCGGCGGCAATGGTGGCTGGGGCAATCTGCATTTCAAATCCGCGACCAATCAGGCACCGCGCCGCTCGAACCCCGGTCAGGACGGGGTGGAACGCACCCTGTGGCTGCGGTTGAAATTGATTGCGGATGTGGGCCTGTTGGGTCTGCCGAATGCGGGCAAATCGACGTTTCTGGCGGCAACTTCCAATGCACGGCCCAAGATTGCGGATTATCCCTTCACCACCCTGCATCCGAATTTGGGTGTGGTTGGCGTGGATAACACAGAATTTGTGGTTGCCGACATTCCCGGACTGATCGAAGGGGCCTCCGAAGGGCGCGGTCTGGGCGATCTGTTTCTCGGCCATGTCGAGCGCTGTTCGGTGCTGTTGCATCTGGTTGATGGCACATCCGAAACGGTGGCCGAGGATTACCAGACCATCATCACAGAGCTTGAGCATTATGGCGGCGATCTGGCGATGAAACCCCGCGTGACCGTGCTGAACAAGGTGGATGCGTTGGACGAAGAACAGCTGGCCATCAAATTGAGAGAACTGGAAAAAGCATCTGGCGGCCCAGTGATGCAGATGTCGGGTGTGGCCAAGATCGGCACCACCGAAGTCCTGCGGACCCTGCGCGGTGAGATCGACGAAGACAAATTGCGCCACAAACCCGCGGTGGAGGCAGAGACGTGGCAACCCTAA